One stretch of Clupea harengus chromosome 2, Ch_v2.0.2, whole genome shotgun sequence DNA includes these proteins:
- the tex30 gene encoding testis-expressed protein 30 isoform X2, whose amino-acid sequence MAECSEETIKIPFAEKWLDAVITVPDKVADVRTVLVLTHGAGGDMNFRHLVSLAQAVAACGDLCVRFTCKSLNLTYRVKAYGAVLKYLKSHDRFTLTKFFLGGRSMGARAAVSLARQLSDEGDECVQGMVCVSFPLHPPAQTHTHQQRSQDLRALSHQPVLFISGTADNMCKRKLLEELVGDMRAPTAVRWVEGGSHGLTVRGRPEEAVLKEVNTHVTEWIHTHTHVTEWIHTHTSQSGYTHRSQNDITSQSGYTPRSPNDIITHHRVDTHTGLRMTSSHITEWIHTQVSE is encoded by the exons ATGGCGGAGTGTTCAGAG GAAACAATAAAAATACCCTTCGCGGAGAAGTGGCTGGACGCTGTGATAACTGTCCCCGATAAGGTTGCGGATGTGCGGACCGTGCTGGTCCTCACCCACGGGGCTGGCGGAGACATGAACTTCAGGCACCTGGTGTCGTTGGCGCAGGCCGTGGCAGCGTGTGGGGACCTCTGTGTGCGGTTCACCTGTAAAAGCCTGAATCTGACGTACAGAGTGAAAGCCTACGGGGCCGTGCTG AAATATTTGAAAAGCCACGACAGGTTCACACTGACAAAATTCTTCCTAGGCG ggcgcTCCATGGGTGCGCGCGCAGCCGTCTCTCTGGCCAGGCAGCTCAGTGACGAGGGTGACGAGTGTGTGCagggcatggtgtgtgtgtccttccccctccatcccccagctcagacacacacacaccagcagcgcAGCCAG GACCTCCGAGCGCTATCCCATCAGCCAGTGCTCTTCATCTCTGGGACCGCAGACAACATGTgcaagagg aagcTTCTGGAAGAGCTGGTCGGGGACATGCGAGCCCCCACAGCTGTGAGATGGGTGGAGGGGGGCAGCCATGGACTCACCGTCAGGGGGAGGCCTGAGGAGGCCGTGCTGAAGGAGGTcaacacacacgtcacagagtggatacac acacacacacacgtcacagagtggatacacacacacacgtcacagagtggatacacacacagatctcagaATGACATCACGTCACAGAGTGGATACACACCCAGGTCTCCgaatgacatcatcacacatcacagagtggatacacacacaggtctccgaatgacatcatcacacatcacagagtggatacacacacag gtctcagaATGA
- the tex30 gene encoding testis-expressed protein 30 isoform X1, translated as MAECSEETIKIPFAEKWLDAVITVPDKVADVRTVLVLTHGAGGDMNFRHLVSLAQAVAACGDLCVRFTCKSLNLTYRVKAYGAVLKYLKSHDRFTLTKFFLGGRSMGARAAVSLARQLSDEGDECVQGMVCVSFPLHPPAQTHTHQQRSQDLRALSHQPVLFISGTADNMCKRKLLEELVGDMRAPTAVRWVEGGSHGLTVRGRPEEAVLKEVNTHVTEWIHTHTHVTEWIHTHTSQSGYTHRSQNDITSQSGYTPRSPNDIITHHRVDTHTGLRMTSSHITEWIHTQVSK; from the exons ATGGCGGAGTGTTCAGAG GAAACAATAAAAATACCCTTCGCGGAGAAGTGGCTGGACGCTGTGATAACTGTCCCCGATAAGGTTGCGGATGTGCGGACCGTGCTGGTCCTCACCCACGGGGCTGGCGGAGACATGAACTTCAGGCACCTGGTGTCGTTGGCGCAGGCCGTGGCAGCGTGTGGGGACCTCTGTGTGCGGTTCACCTGTAAAAGCCTGAATCTGACGTACAGAGTGAAAGCCTACGGGGCCGTGCTG AAATATTTGAAAAGCCACGACAGGTTCACACTGACAAAATTCTTCCTAGGCG ggcgcTCCATGGGTGCGCGCGCAGCCGTCTCTCTGGCCAGGCAGCTCAGTGACGAGGGTGACGAGTGTGTGCagggcatggtgtgtgtgtccttccccctccatcccccagctcagacacacacacaccagcagcgcAGCCAG GACCTCCGAGCGCTATCCCATCAGCCAGTGCTCTTCATCTCTGGGACCGCAGACAACATGTgcaagagg aagcTTCTGGAAGAGCTGGTCGGGGACATGCGAGCCCCCACAGCTGTGAGATGGGTGGAGGGGGGCAGCCATGGACTCACCGTCAGGGGGAGGCCTGAGGAGGCCGTGCTGAAGGAGGTcaacacacacgtcacagagtggatacac acacacacacacgtcacagagtggatacacacacacacgtcacagagtggatacacacacagatctcagaATGACATCACGTCACAGAGTGGATACACACCCAGGTCTCCgaatgacatcatcacacatcacagagtggatacacacacaggtctccgaatgacatcatcacacatcacagagtggatacacacacaggtctccaaATGA
- the tex30 gene encoding testis-expressed protein 30 isoform X3 translates to MAECSEETIKIPFAEKWLDAVITVPDKVADVRTVLVLTHGAGGDMNFRHLVSLAQAVAACGDLCVRFTCKSLNLTYRVKAYGAVLKYLKSHDRFTLTKFFLGGRSMGARAAVSLARQLSDEGDECVQGMVCVSFPLHPPAQTHTHQQRSQDLRALSHQPVLFISGTADNMCKRKLLEELVGDMRAPTAVRWVEGGSHGLTVRGRPEEAVLKEVNTHVTEWIHTQVSE, encoded by the exons ATGGCGGAGTGTTCAGAG GAAACAATAAAAATACCCTTCGCGGAGAAGTGGCTGGACGCTGTGATAACTGTCCCCGATAAGGTTGCGGATGTGCGGACCGTGCTGGTCCTCACCCACGGGGCTGGCGGAGACATGAACTTCAGGCACCTGGTGTCGTTGGCGCAGGCCGTGGCAGCGTGTGGGGACCTCTGTGTGCGGTTCACCTGTAAAAGCCTGAATCTGACGTACAGAGTGAAAGCCTACGGGGCCGTGCTG AAATATTTGAAAAGCCACGACAGGTTCACACTGACAAAATTCTTCCTAGGCG ggcgcTCCATGGGTGCGCGCGCAGCCGTCTCTCTGGCCAGGCAGCTCAGTGACGAGGGTGACGAGTGTGTGCagggcatggtgtgtgtgtccttccccctccatcccccagctcagacacacacacaccagcagcgcAGCCAG GACCTCCGAGCGCTATCCCATCAGCCAGTGCTCTTCATCTCTGGGACCGCAGACAACATGTgcaagagg aagcTTCTGGAAGAGCTGGTCGGGGACATGCGAGCCCCCACAGCTGTGAGATGGGTGGAGGGGGGCAGCCATGGACTCACCGTCAGGGGGAGGCCTGAGGAGGCCGTGCTGAAGGAGGTcaacacacacgtcacagagtggatacacacacag GTCTCCgaatga